The DNA window GCAGGCGCTGCTCGCGTTGCGGCAGCAGCGGATGGCGTCGAAGACCGCGTTGGCCGAACGGAAGGCGGAGGCGACCGAGCTGCGGACGGCGCTGCTGTCCGCGGTGGGCCACGACCTGCGCACGCCGCTGACTTCGATCAAGGCCGCCATCGGCAGCCTGCGCGCGCCCGATCTGGAGTTCTCGCAGGAGGACACGGACGAACTGCTCGCCACCATCGAGGAGTCGGCGGACCGGCTCGCCGGGCTGGTGGACAACCTGCTCGACTCGTCACGGCTGGCGACCGGTGCGGTCCGCCCGCACCTGCGCCCCGTCGGCTACGACGAGGTGCTCTACCACGCTCTGTCCACTGTGGATGGTTCGAAGGCGGTGGCGATCTGCGTCGACGAGCGGCTGCCCGCGGTGCTCGCCGATCCCGGCCTCCTCGAACGGGTGATCGCCAACGTGGTGGACAACGCGCTGCGGCACGGCAAGAGCGACGAACCGGTGTCGGTGCGCGGCAGCGTGCACGCCGATCACGTCGAGCTGCGGATCGCCGATCACGGGCGCGGGTTGAAGAAAGGTATGGCAGAGTCGGCTTTCGCCCCGTTCCAGCGCCTCGGCGACCGCGACGCGACACCGGGCGTCGGGTTGGGGCTGTCCGTTGCCAAGGGGTTCACCGAGGCGATGGGCGGCTCGATCCGGGCGGAGGACACCCCTGGCGGCGGGCTGACCGTGGTGATCTCCCTTCCCGTTCAGCACAGCAACAACAGTGTGGAGCCGATTCGATGAGCCCGGTAGACAGCAGCACCGTTCTCGTTGTCGACGACGAGCCGCAGATCGTGCGCGCGCTGCGGATCAACCTCTCCGCGCGCGGATACCGCGTGATCACCGCGCACGACGGCGCGGCCGCACTGCGCGCTGTCGCCGAGACGAAACCGGATGTCGTGGTGCTCGACCTCGGGCTGCCGGACATGGACGGCAACGAGGTGATCGAGGGCCTGCGCGGCTGGACCCCGGTGCCGATCATCGTGCTGTCGGCGCGCGGGGACTCCTCGGACAAGGTCAAGGCGCTCGACGCGGGCGCGGACGACTACGTGACCAAACCGTTCGGGATGGACGAACTGCTCGCGCGCCTGCGCGCGGCGGTGCGGCGCTCGGCGACGGCGAAACCGGGCGACGCCGACGCGGTGGTGGAGACCGAGGCGTTCACGATCGACCTCGCCGCGAAGAAGGTCCGCCGCGACGGCACCGAGGTGCACCTGACGAAAACCGAATGGGGCGTACTGGAACTGCTGGTGCGCAACCGAGGCCGCCTCGTGGCGCAGAAGCAGCTGCTGCACGACGTGTGGGGACCCAGCTACGAGACCGAGTCGCACTACCTGCGGGTGTACCTGGCGCAGCTACGCCGCAAGCTCGAACGGGAGCCGTCCCGGCCACGGCACCTGCTCACCGAGCCGGGCATGGGCTACCGCTTCGAAGCTTGAGTCGTACTAGGGCGTGGTGGACGTGGTCCCGCTACCGCGTGGTGGACGTGGTCCCGCCGCCGCTGGACGGCGTCGTCGGGTCCGTGGGAGGCGACGTCGGATCCGTCGGCTTGGTGGTCGGTGTCGTCGGTTTGGTCGACGGCGTCGTCGGTTTCGTAGACGGCGTCGTCGGCTTCGTCGGGCTGGTGCCGGGCGGCGGTGTCCACGGCGGTGTGCCGGTGCCCGGCGGAAGCTCCGTTCCCGGCGGCGCGGGCACGCCGGGCTTGGCGGGCGGCGGCAGGATCGTGGTGGTCGGCTGGCCGTCGGTGCCGATGGTCACCACCGTGGTCGGCGCTGCCGACGACGACGGCGCGTTCGGGTCGCCCGGCACGGCCTCGCCGTTGATGGTGACGCTGCCCTGGCCGGGCTGCGCGTTGCCGGGGATGCGCTGCGGCCCGCCCGGCCCGCGCTGCGGCGCGGTGGCACTGGACTCGGCGTTCGGGCTGGAGATCTGCGCGACGGCGGCGAAACCGGTGGTGAGCACGAGCCCGCTCGCGGCGAGCAACAGGAACCCGGTGCGGTGCAGGCGGGCACCGGATTCGCGCGGTGGTGCGGCTTCGGCTCGACCTTCCTGTGACCCCAGTCGGGTCATGCTTGCTCCTCGTACGTCCGGCAGAGTTGCCTGAGCGACACCCAGGCGAGTTAGCCCAGGCGGCGGACCCCGGCCGGGACCGTACCACTATCGGTGAACATTCCACGAACGCGCCCGCGAACCCCGTTGACTCTCCGCAGTGATCCCGGCCGGGCGTGATCCGGCAAAATGGCCGGGATGACGGGGAAAGACGAACAGGTGCGGCTCAACGCCTGGGTCCGCGGCACGGTCCAGGGCGTCGGTTTCCGCTGGTGGACCCGGAGCAGGGCGCTCGAACTGGGTCTGGTGGGCAGCGCGAGCAACCTGGCGGACGGCCGTGTCGAGGTGGTAGCGGAAGGTAGCCGAAACAACTGTGAGCGGTTGTTGGCGGCGCTCCGGTCCGGCGAGTCACCCGGAAGTGTGGATCACGTCGCCGAACGCTGGTCTGAACCACGAGGCGGCCTCACCACCTTCGTAGAACGCTGACCGGGCTTCGCCGCGCGGCCCGCCTGTGCCCCGAAAGTGACGTTCGGGGCGCTCAGGTCCCCGAAGGCCACCCTCGGGGGCACTAGCGCCACTTTCCCGGCCCTCGCAGGCGTCCGGACACGGCTGCGCACGCCCCGAAAGCCACCCTCGGGGCGCTAGACGACACAAATCCACCCCTCGCACGCCCAACCATCGCGACGCGCATGCCCCGAAGGTGACCTTCGGGGCGCTAGATGCCCTGAAAGCCACCTTCGGGGCACCAGGAAGATCCCCGCCGAGGCAGCAGAAGCCCCCTACCAGAGCGAAGTTCGCGGCACCGGAGTCGCTGAAGGCCGCCCCATGACATCTATAGGAGCATCCTTCGGGGCGTGCGTCGGCGACCGCGGCAACCACGTCATTCCGCCCGCGGTGTAGGAGTGACGGTTGGGGCGTTCGGGGACGGGTGTTGCTTGTGTGGTGTGATCCGTGGTAAGGCGCGCCGAAGACACCCCGGCGTCCCACGGCGCCCGGCGGCCGGTGGGTAAACTCGGCCGACCGGCACTCAAGACCGCCACACTGGAGAAGGAAGTCCCCCGCGGTGCACCTCAAAAGCCTGACGCTCAAGGGCTTCAAGTCCTTCGCCTCGGCCACGACGCTGCGGTTCGAGCCCGGCATCACCTGCGTGGTGGGGCCGAACGGCTCCGGGAAGTCGAACGTGCTCGACGCGCTGCGCTGGGTAATGGGCACGCAGGGCGCCAAGGACCTGCGCGGCGGCAAGATGGAGGACGTCATCTTCGCCGGGACGGCCGGTCGCGCGCCGCTCGGCCGCGCCGAGGTGACGCTGACCATCGACAACGCCGACGGCGCGCTCCCCATCGACTACACCGAGGTCTCGATCACCCGCCGCATGTTCCGCGACGGCGCGAGCGAGTACGAGATCAACGGCAGCGGCTGCCGCCTGATGGACGTGCAGGAACTGCTGTCGGACTCCGGTATCGGCCGCGAGATGCACGTCATCGTCGGGCAGGGGCAGCTTTCGCAGATCCTGGAGGCCAAACCCGAGGAGCGCCGCGCCTTCATCGAAGAGGCCGCGGGTGTGCTGAAACACCGCAAGCGCAAGGAAAAGGCGCTGCGGAAGCTCAACGCGATGCAGGCGAACCTCGACCGCCTCGGCGACCTGACCACCGAGCTGCGCCGCCAGCTCAAGCCGCTCGGCAAGCAGGCCGAGATCGCCCGCAAGGCGCAGACCGTGCAGTCCGAGTTGCGTGACTCGCGCCTCCGCCTGCTCGCCGACGACCTGGTGACCCAGCGCGCCGACATCGCCCGCGAAGAGGCCGACGAGAGCGCCGCGCGTGCCCGCAGGGGCGAGGTCGAGCTGGCACTCGAAACCGTCACGGCGGAAGAGCAGCATCTCGAGTCTTCGCTCGCCGAGGACGCGCCGAGGCTCGCTGCCGCCCAGGACACCTGGTACAAGCTCTCCGCGCTGGCCGAGCGCCTGCGCGGCACGGTCCGGCTCGCGGTCGAGCGCCAGCGGCACCTGTCCGCCGAGGTGCCGACCGGCTCCAGCGGACGGGACCCGGAGGAACTGCTCGCCGAGGCCGAAGCCGCGGCCGAGCGCGAAGAGGAGCTGAACGAGGCCGTCGCCGAAGCTCGGTCGATGCTTTCGCAGACCGTGCAGCGCCGCGAGCAGCTCGAACACGCCGTGCAGGCCGCGGAAAAGGCGCACATGGCCGCCGTCCGCGCGATCGCCGACCGGCGCGAAGGGCTCGCCAAGCTCACCGGTCAGGTCGAGGCGCTGCGCAGCAAGAACGGCGCCACCTCCGACGAGATCGAACGGCTCACCGTCTCCATCGACGAGGCGAACGCGCGCGCCGAGCAAGCCGCCGAAGAACTCGAAGAGGCGCGCGCGGAGGGTGGCGTCGAGGAGTCCGACGACGCCGGGCTCCAGGAACGCCACGACAGGGCGGTCGAAGCGAACAACGCGGCGAAGGCCAGGGTCGAGGAACTGGTCAAGGCCGAGCGCACCGCCGAACGGGACATCGCCTCGGAAAAGGCCAGGGTCGACGCGCTGTCGATGGGCCTCAAGCGCAAGGACGGCGCGGGCGCGCTGCTCGGCGCCGCCGACACCCTGCCCGGCCTGCTCGGCTCGGTCGCCGCGCTGCTGACCGTCGACGCGGGCTACGAGGTCGCGCTCGCCGCGGCGCTCGGCCCGGTCGCGGACGCGGTCGCGGTGGCGGGCGGCGAGGACGCGATCGCCGCGCTGAAGTACCTGAAGGCGGAGGATTCCGGCCGCGCCGGCGTTTTGCTCGGCGGCCAGGAGTACACAGTGGACACCGGCGGCCTGCCGTCGCTGCCGCCCGGCGCGCGATGGGCGCGCGAGGTCGTCAACGCGCCGGAGCAGCTGCGCCCCGCGGTCGAGCGCGCGCTGGACCGGGTGGCCATTGTGGACGGTCTGGACGAGGCGCGGCGGCTCGTCGCGGTGCATCCCGAGATCAGCACGGTGACCGCGGACGGCGACGTGTTCGGCGCGCACTGGGCGGTCGGCGGATCGGCGCGCGCGGAGAGCGTGATCGAGGTGCAGGCCGCCGTCGACGAGGCGCAGGACCGCATGCTCGCCGCGGAACGCGCGCTCGAACGCACCACCGCCGAACTGGAAGGCGCTCGCGCGGAGCAGCAGTCGCGCCGCGACGAGGTCGGCCAGGCGAAGGACGCGCTCGGCGAGGCGAAGGTGCGGCGGGCCCGGTCCGGCGAGCGGCTCAACCGCATGCAGCAGGCGGCGCGATCGGCCGAGGCCGAGGTCACCCGCCTGCGCGAGCAGCGCGCGAAGGTGGAGAGCAGCAGGGAAGAGGCGCTCGCCCGGCTCGCCGAGCTGGAGGACAGGCTCAACGCCGTCGCCGAGGAACAGGACTTCGAGGAAGACCCCGACACCACCGAACGCGACCAGGCCGCCGACGAACTCGCGGTGGTGCGCCAGGAAGAGGTCGAGGCGCGGCTTTCACTGCGCACCGCGGAGGAGCGCGTCCGCGGTATCGCGGGCAAGGCGGATTCCCTGCGCCGCGCGGCTTACGCCGAGCAACAGGCCCGCGAACGGGCTGAAAAGGCCCGCGTGGCAAGGGAACGCGGCGCCGCGATCGCCGCAGCCGTGGTCAACGGCGGTGAGCTCGCGTTGCAGCGCATCGAGGTTTCGGTGCAGCGCGCGGCCGCCGAACGCGATCAGGCGCAGGCGATGCGCACCGAGCGGGAGTCCGCGCTGGCGCAGATCCGCAGCCGCGTCCGCGAGCTGACCGGTGAGCTGGAGAAGCTGACCGACGCCGTGCACCGCGACGAGGTGCTCCGCGCCGAGCAGCGGCTTCGCCTGGAACAGCTGGAAACGAAGATCTCCGAGGAGTTCGGGATCGGGCTCGAAGACCTCGTCACCGAGTACGGCCCCGATGTCCCGGTGCCGCCCAGCGCGGGTGAGATCGCCGAGTACGAGGAGCTGAAGGAACGCGGCGAGGCCGTGTCGGCACCGCCCGCGATCCCGTACGACCGCGCGACCCAGCAGCGCCGGGCCAAGCGCGCGGAGAAGGACCTGGCCTTGCTGGGCAAGGTGAACCCGCTCGCGCTCGAAGAGTTCGCCGCGCTCGAAGAGCGGTACAAGTTCCTCTCGACGCAGCTCGAAGACCTGAAGGCGACGCGAAAGGACCTCCTCACCGTCATCAAGGAGGTCGACGACAAGATCCTCGAGGTCTTCAGCTCGGCCTACACCGATGTCGCGCGCGAGTTCGAAATCGTGTTCTCCGTGCTGTTCCCCGGCGGTGAGGGGCGCATGGTGCTCACCGAGCCCGACGACCTGCTCGCCACCGGCGTCGACGTCGAAGCGCGCCCGCCGGGCAAGAAGGTGAAGCGGCTGTCGCTGCTTTCAGGTGGCGAGAAGTCGCTCGTGGCGGTGGCGATGCTGGTCGCGATCTTCCGCGCCCGCCCGTCGCCGTTCTACGTGATGGACGAGGTCGAGGCGGCGCTCGACGACACCAACATGCGGCGCCTCATCAGCCTCCTCGAGCAGCTGCGGGACGCGTCGCAGCTGATCATCATCACGCACCAGAAGCCGACCATGGAGATCGCCGACGCGCTCTACGGCGTGAGCATGCAGGGCGACGGCATCACGAAGGTCATCTCGCAGCGCCTGCGCGCCGAAAAGGTCGAGCAGTCCGACAAGAGCGAGGCCGTCGAAAAGCCCGAGTCGGCCGAGCGGACCGAGCCGTCCACCACTCCGAGCTGAGATCCGCGGACCGGAGCCGCACGCCCCGAAGGTGACCTTCGCGGCGCTGGCTGCCCCGAAGGTCACCTTCGGGGCAGGGAACAGGCGGGGTCCCGCCCGCCCGGCATGCCCCCCGTTCGGGTGACCCCCGAGGTGAAGGTCGCCCTGTCAAGGGCTGACTCACCCATGTGGCGCTAGACACATTGCTTAACGTGCTTTTTACTTCGAGAAATCGATTACTCGTCTCTCTGACCCCATCCCGACGATCAGGAGTCCTCGCCGTGACCTGGATACCCCCTGCCCAAAAACGGCCGCCGAGACCCCGGCGTGGCCTCGTCACGCTCACCCTCGCCGCGCTCGCCGCGCTGACCGTCGTGGCGGCCCCGTCAGCGCTCGCCGCACCCAACGACGCCGCCGCCGCGCGCGCGACCCCGCTCGCGAAGGGGCCGATCGGCTGGGACGTCTACCGCCAGCTCGACGGCATGGAACGGATGCGGCCTGGCGAGCAGGTCCGCCAGTTCTCCAGCTTCGACCGCACCGGCGGCAACGAGGACGGCTTCGCCGGTGCCTACTCGTGCCTGACCCACGAGACCGACGGCCAGTGCGTCATCGCCGACGCGCACGGCGCGGGCGAGATCTCGTCGATCTGGTTCACCTATGCCGCGAACTCGGTCGCCCCGATCGGCAACATCAGGATCGAGCTCGACGGCCGCGTCGTGCTGCAGGCCAACCTGCAGGACCTGGTGAACGGCAGGAAGGGCGCGCCGTTCGTCTGGCCGCTGGTCGGGAACTCGCAGGACACCATGGGTGGCACGGTGATCAAGGTGCCGATGCCGTACACCCGCTCGATGCGGATCGTCACGCAGAACAACCCGCACTTCTACCACGTGGCGTACCGCCAGTTCGCCGACGCGGCGGGCGTCCGCACGTTCGACCCGTCGGACAAGGCGCTCGACGTGGTCAACCGGCTGCGCGGGTACGGCGTCAACGACCCGAAGCCGCCCGCGCCGGGCGCGCAGACGGACACCGCGGGCATCGCGCTGGCGCCGGGCGCGTCGATGTCGATACCGGCACCGGACGGCCCGCGCCAGATCAGCCAGCTCCAGATGCGGCTGCCGCAGGCGGTCGCCAGCCCGATGGTCTACGACGACGGCAGGGCGTTCGCGCCCGGCAGCAGCTCGTTCACGATGGGCATCTCGCCGGCGAACCAGGGCATCCGGCTGACGCGGCGGTACGACCAGGGAATCGGGCACCAGCGGGCGAATCTGCTGATCGACGGCAAGCAGGCGGGTGAGTGGACGAGCGGGCCCTCCGTCGGGGGACGCTGGGGCGAACAGACCATCGAGGTTCCGCCGTCGCTCACCGCGGGCAAGTCCAGGATCACCGTGACCAACACGTTCGTCTCGTCCGACTACGACGTCAACGAGTTCCGCTACGTCGCGCACAGCAAGCTCGGCGGTGGCTGGGTGCTGTCCGACATCATGGACGTCGGCCCGAACCACCCCGGCGAGGAAGCGGCCCACGGCTACAAGATCCTCGGTGGGACATGGGAAGGGCTCGGCAGCTCGCGGTTCGACGTGCCCGCCGCGCAGGTCACCGCGACCGACCAGTTGCTGGAGGGGCTGCGGTTGCGGATCACCTTCGACGGGCAGACCACTGTGGACAGTCCGGTCGGCGAGTTCTTCGGGTCGGGGCTCGGCAAGTACGCCACCAAGTCGCTGATGACCTCGATCGACACCACCGAGAACGGCGCCTTCACGTCGTGGTATCCGATGCCCTACGGCAAGAACGCGAAGATCGAGCTGGTGAACACCTCGCCGGTCGCGGTCACCGCCGGGTCGGTCGCGGTCACCTCCGCGCCGGATCCGTCGTTGCCCGCCGATCTCTCGAAGGGCGGCACGCACGGGTACTTCAACGCCACGCACCACCGCGCGGACACCGTGCAGGGCCAGGAGTGGAACTTCCTGACCGCGCAGGGCCGGGGCGTGTTCTACGGGGTCACCACGAACATGCGCGGGCACATCCCGCCGGGCCCGGTACACCAGATGAACTTCCTCGAAGGCGACGAGCGCGTCTACGTGGACGGGTCACGGAGCCCGAGCGAGATCGGCACCGGCACGGAGGACTTCTACGAATCCGGCTGGTACTTCATGGATGCCGAAGCGGGCAACCGGGAAGGCGTCACGTACTCGATGCCGCAGGCCGGTCTGGTGAGCCACGAAACGGCCGCCGACGGCTGCCAGTACGTGTGCCTCAACGCCTACCGGACGCTGATGGCGGACGCGGTGCCGTTCGGCAAGGGCATCGAGTTCGACATCGAGCACGGCGGCGATTCGGACCAGCCCGCGGAGTACAGCTCCACCGCCTACTGGTACGGCAACACCGGGCCGTCACTGGAGCAGTCCGATTTCGTGGACATCGCGGACCCGGCGAGCAGGGCGTTGCACGGGTACACCGCGGACGCCGAGGAAACGGCGTCGCTGACGTCGACCTTCGAAGGCAAGGAAGACCGCAGCCCGGTCACCGGAACGGTCTCGTCGTCGACCGGCCCCGTGCAGTTCACGGTCGCGGTTTCGAAGCCGAACTCGGGCCTGCGGCTGCACCGGGTCGGCGACCAGGACGCCGGGTTCCAGCGGGCGAACGTGTTCGTGGACAACCGGTACGTCGGCGAGTGGTACCAGCCACTGAAGAACAGCTTCTCCCGGTGGCTGGAGGATTCGTTCGACGTCCCGGCTTCGTTCACCGCGGGGAAGGCGGCCGTGCAGGTGCGGTTCGAACCGATCGACGGCGCTCCCGCCTGGACGGGTTCGCGCTACACCGCCCTTTCCCAGCTCGGTGACAACGCGAAGGGAGCTTCTAGACCGTCCAATCAGGACTGATCTGAGTGGAACGGCGGGCGCCTTCGCGAAGGCCCCGCCGTTTTCTCCTCACTGTGCTGACGAGAAAAGTGCTTCCGCGTCGGCGATCGCCCGCGCCAGCACCGCCGGTTCGGTGGTGAGGCTTTGGACGATCGCGTCGACCTCCCGCAGCCCTGCCCGAGCGAGCAGGGTTTTCTCGTTGGTGACCCATTCCCCGCGCGCGGCCAGTACGGCGTGCGCGGTCTGCGTCGCGGCCGTGGCGAGCGCGCCCGCGACCTCGGTGAGCCGCCCGCGGGGCGCGTGGTTCGCCTTGGCGTAGGTCAGGGTCATCGCCGCGGCGCCCCGCCAGTGCTCCGGCGCGGTTTTCCGCAGTGCGTCCGGGTATTCCGGTTTTGGCAGCGCGCCGCGCAGGACCTGGTTGATGGCGAGTTCGCCGACCACGAGGTAGCTCGGGATCCCGGCGAGGTGGAAGGCGAGCGGTTCCCAGTGGAACCGGCCCCGCTCGGCTTCGGCCAGCTCGTGCTCGACCACGTCGAGATCCCGGTAGTGGACGTCGACGGCGCGGCTGTCGACCGTGAGCCAGGCGCCGCCGTTGAAGACGCCACCGCCCCAGCCGCCGATCTCGGACACTTCGCCTTCGTGGCCGAGTGCGCGCAGTGTGGCGGGGGAGAACTCGCCCCGGTAGTAGATCGCCAGGTCCCAGTCGCTGTCCGGCCGCTCGGTGCCCTTGGCGCGGGAACCGCCGAGGGTGACCGCCCGCACCGCGGGCAGCCCCGCGAGCTGGTCGGCGAGCCGGTCGAGGAATTCCTGGTCGGTGTTTTCCGGCATGGGTAAAGAAAAACCCTTCGGTGAAGTGATCGATGTGGACACGCGCCATCAGCGGACGGAGAGGACACGTCCGCGCGGGGATGGCCGGTGATCACTTCATGCCGGACACGATAGCACCGGCCGGAGGCTCCTCCGGCCGGTGCGCGTGCGTCAGGCCGCTTCCTCGGCGGCGGTCTCGTCCGGCTTGGTCGACAGGGCTTCCGCGGCGCGCGGGTCGTCGCCGCGGTGGCGGAGCGAGAGCAGCCCGCCGACCACCAGCGTGATGAGCACGCCGAGCAGCGTGTACCACGGGAAGGCCAGCACCACCGGCTTCCCGCCCGGGGACGGCGCGATCTTCACGCCGAGCACCACGAACGCCATCACGGCCACCGTCGCGATGAACGCGATGATCGCGTCGAGCTGGCGCGCCCGCTTGATCCACATGCCGAGCAGGAAGGCGCCGAGCAGCGCGCCGTAGGTGTAGCCGGTGATCGCCAGCCCCTGCTCGATCACCGGATTGTCCTTGCTGGTGAACAAGGACGCGAACACCGCGAACACCACCGCCCACACCAGCGTCCAGATCCGGCCGTGGCGCAGCAGCTTCGAGTCCTCGGCCTTGCGCTTGGTGAACCGCTGGTAGAGGTCGGCGACGGTGGAGTTGGACAGCGCGTTGAGCGCGGAGGCGAGCGCGCCCATGGTGGAGGCCAGGATCGCCGCGATCAGCAGCCCCGCAACGCCGACCGGCAGCTCGCTGGTGATGAACCGGGTGAACACGTCGTCGCCCTTGAGGTTCAGCTCCTTGAGCGTCTTGAACCCGTTGTGCGCCCACAGCATCGCGCCGACGAGCAGGAACAGTCCGAATTGGATGGTGACCGCGATCCCGCTGCCGATCAGCGCCTTGCGCCCGTCCTTGATGCTCCGGCAGGCCAGGAACCGCTGCACGATCAGCTGGTCCGCGCCGTGCGAGGCCATGGTGAAGATCGCGCCGCCGACCACCGCGGTGAGGAACGCGTACTGGCTGGTGAGCAGGTGCGCGATGTCGAAGTTGAAGTCGAAGAGCTTGAAGATCCCGGCGTCCGAGGCCTTCGAGGTCCAGCCGGACGGCAGCTTCTGCGCCAGCACCACGACCGCGATCAGCGCGCCGAGGATGTAGACGCTCAGCTGGATCACGTCGACCCAGACGACCGCCTTGATCCCGCCGACGAGCGCGTAGATCAGGGTCAGCGCGGTGAGCACCACGACGATCTGCCAGTACTGGGTGTGCAGGCCGTAGCTGGAGAGGATGTACTGGATCGGGATCGCGCCCGCGAACAGCCGCACGCCTTCGGCGAGCAGCCGCGTGATGATGAACGCGACCGAGGACACGCCCTGCATGGCGCCGCCGAACCGCTCGCCGAGGAACGCGTACGCCGTCGACTGCTTTCCCTTGAAGTAGCGGGGAAGCATGATGAACGCGACGAGCGTGCGGCCGATGATGTAGCCGAACGGGAGCTGCAGGTAGGTCAGCCCGTTGTAGTTCCCGGACGCCGCCCAGATCAGCCCCGGCGTGCTGATCACGGTCAGCGTCGAGGTTTCGGTGGCCACGATGGAAAAGCACACCGCCCACCACGGCAGGCTCCGCTCGCCGATGAAGTAGTCGGCCGCGGAGCGCTGCTTGCGGCCGACCAGCACGCCGATCAGCGGCATCGCGGCCAGGTAGACCACGATGATCACGAGATCCACTGCGTTCATGCGTATCTCCTCTGATTGCTCCGGCTCACGTCGCCCCCAGGCACCGCGAGGAAAGGGATGAGCTTAGTCAGCCGCGGTCTCATCTCGGCTTTTTCCCCCGCCGGTCACCCGTTCGACCCGCAGCCGGGTGACCGGGACGGGGCGCGGTGGCGGCAGGACGAGCGGTGCGGCGCCGGGCGTGATGCTGCCGAGCAGCCGCGGCCCGCGCGCGCCGGTCGCGTCCGGTCGGTTCGCGGGCAGTCCGTGCCAGGTCAGCCAGCCGAGAATCGCGGTCAGGTAAGCCTCTTTGGCGTCACCGGGAATCCCCAGATCGTCGCTCGTGGACACCGCGGCGTCCGGCAGCCGTCGCGCCAGCGCGGCCATCAGCACCGGGTTCCGGACGCCGCCGCCGGAGGCCACGATCGTGCGAACCCCGTGTGCGCGCGCCGCGTCCGCGATCGTCACCGCGGTCAGTTCGGTGAGCGTGGCGAGGAGATCGGCGCCGGAGACGTCCAGCCCGCCGGTCGCGGCGGCGAGGTACCCGGCGTGGAACAGCTCCTTGCCGGTGGATTTCGGTGGTGCGGCGCGGTAGTAGGGCTCGGCGAGCAGCCGCTCCAGCAGATCCTGGCGGCAGCTTCCGGAGGCCGCGATCACCCCGTCGACGTCCTGCCGCCGGGCGCCACCGGTCACCTGGCTCGCGGCGAGGTCGAGCAGTGCGTTGCCGGGCCCGGTGTCGTAGGCGAGCACCGACCCA is part of the Amycolatopsis sp. CA-230715 genome and encodes:
- a CDS encoding sodium:solute symporter; the protein is MNAVDLVIIVVYLAAMPLIGVLVGRKQRSAADYFIGERSLPWWAVCFSIVATETSTLTVISTPGLIWAASGNYNGLTYLQLPFGYIIGRTLVAFIMLPRYFKGKQSTAYAFLGERFGGAMQGVSSVAFIITRLLAEGVRLFAGAIPIQYILSSYGLHTQYWQIVVVLTALTLIYALVGGIKAVVWVDVIQLSVYILGALIAVVVLAQKLPSGWTSKASDAGIFKLFDFNFDIAHLLTSQYAFLTAVVGGAIFTMASHGADQLIVQRFLACRSIKDGRKALIGSGIAVTIQFGLFLLVGAMLWAHNGFKTLKELNLKGDDVFTRFITSELPVGVAGLLIAAILASTMGALASALNALSNSTVADLYQRFTKRKAEDSKLLRHGRIWTLVWAVVFAVFASLFTSKDNPVIEQGLAITGYTYGALLGAFLLGMWIKRARQLDAIIAFIATVAVMAFVVLGVKIAPSPGGKPVVLAFPWYTLLGVLITLVVGGLLSLRHRGDDPRAAEALSTKPDETAAEEAA
- a CDS encoding anhydro-N-acetylmuramic acid kinase, producing the protein MTGGRVAGVLSGTSVDGIDVAVAELRADGPELVLTPLGYRELPYPPDLATRLLAALPPNPSSAEELTKLDTGVGQAFADAVAQCLDEFGGADLVCSLGQTVFHWVEGGRVHGTLQLGQPAWIAERTGLPVVADLRARDVAAGGHGAPLASTMDALWLADLAERSGAPAVALNIGGIANLTVVEPGGSVLAYDTGPGNALLDLAASQVTGGARRQDVDGVIAASGSCRQDLLERLLAEPYYRAAPPKSTGKELFHAGYLAAATGGLDVSGADLLATLTELTAVTIADAARAHGVRTIVASGGGVRNPVLMAALARRLPDAAVSTSDDLGIPGDAKEAYLTAILGWLTWHGLPANRPDATGARGPRLLGSITPGAAPLVLPPPRPVPVTRLRVERVTGGGKSRDETAAD